The following is a genomic window from Micromonospora cathayae.
TGGGCCTCGGTGACCAGGGTGCCCGGGGTGAGGGTGACCGCCGCCCGCTTGCCGAGCACCTCGTCGATCCGGCCGGCCCGGATCGGCTTCAGGCCCTGCCCGCCGGCCACCTGGACCGACATCAGGTCGTCCTGGCTGAGCACGGTGCCCACCTCGACGGTGCGGGCGACCGCCAGGTACGTCCCGGTGGCCCGGACCGAGGTGACCGCGAAGGCCGCCCCGAGGCCGCCCAGCGCGATCAGCAGCACCGCCAGCCCGAGCAGGCCGGGGCGCATCCGGCGCTGCCGGACCACCTTCGGCGGGGCGATCGGGGCGTCCACCGGCCCCGGCCCGTTGCGCGTCGCCAGGCTCACTCGGTCACCACCTGAAGTTCGTTGATCTGGATCTCTACGTCGTTGCTGGTCCGGGTGACCGGGATGTCGCCGGACTGGCCGCCGCCGACCCAGTGCACGTTCCAGTGGGTGGTGGCGTTGATCCGGTACGTGCCGGCCTTCGGGTAGCCGTTCGGGAGGCCGCAGTCCGGGGAGGGCCGGCCGGCGTACGGGCCGGAGGTCGAGTACGGCGTGCCCGGTCCGGAGCAGGTGACGGTCTCCTTGTTGCCCATGTCCCAGACGACCCTGGTGACCTTGGCGGTGATGGTGACGCTCACCCCGCCCTCGGTGTCGCTGGCGGTCAGCGCCGGGTCCCCGAAGTAGTTCCGCCCCGGGCTGGCCCACAGCCAGACGGGCAGCCCGACCAGGCCGGGACCCTGGCTCTTGCGCGGGGCCACCGAGATGCGCGGCTTGAGCAGGTCGATGGAGGCGAGCAGCCGCAGCGCGATCTCCTCCGGGTCCGGCGGCGCGCCGAAACCGGGCGGCGGGGCGTCCCGCAGGACCAGATCCTGTGAGCCGAGGTCACCGCCGTTGCAGGTCCGCACGTACCACTGCTGGCCCTCCGGGGTGTCCTCCGGCTGGGGTTGGGCGAGCTTGTAGTAGCAGCCGTCGCTGTTGTTGAACCAGCCGAGGACGTCGTCGTAGCAGGGGATGACCCGGCCGTTCCACTGGCACTTGCCGGCTCCGCCGCCGTTGTTGCCGCCGTCGTCACCGTCACCGTCGCCCGGGTCGCCGGGATTTCCGGTGCCCGGCTCGTCGTCCCAGACGTTGCAGTCGGTCTGGCCGATCGGGCACTCGGCGCCCGGGTCGGCGACGGCGGGCGGCGGGGCCTGGGTGACCACCAGCAGCGCGGCGACCAGGGTGGCGAGCAGGGCGGGCACCAGCCGGGGCGGTGTCCCGACCCGCTGCCGGGCCGGGACACCGCCGCCTCCCCAGGTCAGCACGGCTGGTCCTCGTGTGCGACGCCGACGTTGATCAGCCAGCGGCCGTCCGGGTAGCGGCTCGCGGTGGCCGTGGCGAGGTGCCGCCCGGAGCCGGTACCGGGGACCGCCTTGCGGGTCTTGGCGTAGACCAGCTTGTAGTTCGTCGCGTCGAGACAGTCCTGGATCTCCACGGTGGCCGGGACGGTGTCCAGGCTGACCGCGGTGACGGTCGGGTCGGAAACGAGCGTTCCGGTACGCATGGCACCGTGCT
Proteins encoded in this region:
- a CDS encoding SAF domain-containing protein, with translation MSLATRNGPGPVDAPIAPPKVVRQRRMRPGLLGLAVLLIALGGLGAAFAVTSVRATGTYLAVARTVEVGTVLSQDDLMSVQVAGGQGLKPIRAGRIDEVLGKRAAVTLTPGTLVTEAQLTDQPLLGPGQQQIALGLKPSAVPARELRPGDKVLLVSTPTKNTDGRTSTSVTRFTGTVIDSDRPESTTVVVYLAISVRDVPAVVALAAEQRVALVLTGSV